GTTTCGCTCTCACTAAGCCCAGGCGAACAGCTAGACAATGATACTTGGTGCCTTGTAGCCGACAAGTACATCGAGGAAATGGGTTACACAGCTAACCAATATGCCATCTACCGCCACAGCGACCGCAACCACGACCATATACACATTTGTGCTAGTAGAATCAGTTTGGATGATGGCAAGATTACCCGTGATAGCTGGGAATATGTGCGCTCTGAAAAAATCATTCGCCAGCTAGAACTAGAATATGGGTTACAGCAGACCCTCAATAGCAAGGAGAAACTGAGCCGCGCCCCCAGCTATGGGCAACAGCGACGAATCGAAAGGGAACAACTAGAATACGAGCTAGGTTTGAGAAACACGCCGCCACAACAGTCAATCAAAACCCAACTAATTGAACTAATCGACCGCGCCATAGTAGATAAACCGACTATGCCCCAACTGGTTGAGCGATTGCAATTACAAGGTGTAGAAGTTCGTCACGGATTAACACGCAACGGTAAAAGTAAAGGCATCTCGTACTCGTGGAATGACCAGAAATTTAGCGGCACATCTTTGGGGCCTGCCTACACATTCCCAGGTTTACAAAAACATAAGGGGATTGACTACCAGCCCCAACGGGATGATGAGCGTATTGAGAATCTGTTAAAGAATCCTAAACAGCAAGCAGTGGAGAGCCAAAGATTCATAAATACAATCTCTGACTTTATTGAACAGTCAGTAGTTGATGATGCCTTGGTTGAAACGTTGCCACAATTAACAGAACAACTATCCGGGTATCAGCAGCAACTAGCTAATAATAAAACCACATTTGACGACCTGGAAACCGCGATTGTTAATGAAGATCAACGACTATCATCACAAAAAGCTGTGGATGCAATCTCTGACTTTATTGAACAGTCAGTAGTTGATGATGCTTTGGCTGAAACGTTGCCACAACTAACAGAGCAACTATCTCAATATCGGCAGCAGCTTGAAGCAGGAAAAACTGCATTCGACGACCTGGGAGCCGCGATTGTTAATGAAGATCAACGACTATCATCACAAAGAGCAGTGGATGCAATCTCTGACTTTATTGAACAGTCAGTAGTTGATGATGCCTTGGCTGAAACGTTGCCACAATTAACAGAACAACTATCTATTTATCGGCAACAACTCTTTCGAGCTAAAACTGCATTCAATGACTTTGAAACAGCGTTGACGACTGAGTTGCAATCCCACGCAGATCAGAAAGCAATTTTGTCAATCTCTGATTATATTGAGCAATCAGCTATCGAGTCAGCTTTAACTGAAACAGTATTAGGATTAACAGAGCAACTATCTCAATATCGGCAGCAACTCCTTGGAGCTAAAACTGCATTCAATGACTTTGAAACAGCGTTGACGACTGAGTTGCAATCCCACGCAGATCAGAAAGCAATTTTGTCAATCTTTGATTATATTGAGCAATCGACTGTCTCTTCAGCATTAACTGAAACAGTATTAGAATTAACACAACAACTTTCTCAAAATCAGCAGCAGCTATCAGCCGGAAGAACCATATTCGACGACCTGGAAGCAGCGATTGTTTATTTGGAGCAACTCCATAGATCGCAAACAACAGTAGACGCAATTGCTCTTAATAAAACTCCAACTATAACCACAGATGAACCAAAGCTAAAAGATAATCTTTCAGCCGAGTTATATGAGTATTACAGTGCCGACTTGCAAAACTTATTAGTGACTGACCGAGATAAAGAAATTGCTATACGGGCGCTATTAGATAATAAGCCATCTGAGGAGGTTGAAGAAATTATCTTTGCCAGTCCAGCCGGATGGACTACTAATGAAGCCAGAGAATTGGTACTAATTGCTAACAATCAACTGGCACACTTACAAGAACAACCTCAGTTTACACCCCCAGAAGAGGATGAGAGTAAAAGGCGAGTATTACACTATTACCTCACTCAACAACGCGCCCTAACCAATTTCCTTGTGCAACCATTACAACGC
This DNA window, taken from Nostoc sp. 'Peltigera membranacea cyanobiont' N6, encodes the following:
- a CDS encoding relaxase/mobilization nuclease domain-containing protein; this encodes MIGNQTKGKSFRGLLDYLSNKEQSSLIGGNMFGTNARELAREFRLSRQLNPEAEKVVHHVSLSLSPGEQLDNDTWCLVADKYIEEMGYTANQYAIYRHSDRNHDHIHICASRISLDDGKITRDSWEYVRSEKIIRQLELEYGLQQTLNSKEKLSRAPSYGQQRRIEREQLEYELGLRNTPPQQSIKTQLIELIDRAIVDKPTMPQLVERLQLQGVEVRHGLTRNGKSKGISYSWNDQKFSGTSLGPAYTFPGLQKHKGIDYQPQRDDERIENLLKNPKQQAVESQRFINTISDFIEQSVVDDALVETLPQLTEQLSGYQQQLANNKTTFDDLETAIVNEDQRLSSQKAVDAISDFIEQSVVDDALAETLPQLTEQLSQYRQQLEAGKTAFDDLGAAIVNEDQRLSSQRAVDAISDFIEQSVVDDALAETLPQLTEQLSIYRQQLFRAKTAFNDFETALTTELQSHADQKAILSISDYIEQSAIESALTETVLGLTEQLSQYRQQLLGAKTAFNDFETALTTELQSHADQKAILSIFDYIEQSTVSSALTETVLELTQQLSQNQQQLSAGRTIFDDLEAAIVYLEQLHRSQTTVDAIALNKTPTITTDEPKLKDNLSAELYEYYSADLQNLLVTDRDKEIAIRALLDNKPSEEVEEIIFASPAGWTTNEARELVLIANNQLAHLQEQPQFTPPEEDESKRRVLHYYLTQQRALTNFLVQPLQRQGLAYIDQQAQVVFIKRDLDGEKSGALVWDTARFDNRCTEYPENSDGLRPAGGDRSPGWFHLKLGGEADDKIERVFLCDSPIDALTMAEIDRNGNKGQPPVRTMYMAVDSPDNLPFEVLRNISRIGLAFNNDDLGNEAAQVVKSMLPQAKRIAPKGQSWNEVFVRERRQQQEMLEQKQRSRGFSR